In one Andrena cerasifolii isolate SP2316 chromosome 2, iyAndCera1_principal, whole genome shotgun sequence genomic region, the following are encoded:
- the Eys gene encoding eyes shut isoform X1, with the protein MHYIRKLTGEFMNEKILVLATLFALTAGFPQGLNCSGDPCMYGICLEDPNSTYSCYCIDGYTGINCEINWDDCWSNPCLNGGTCNDAVAAYNCTCAEGFVGTNCEQRYSECSNQPCLNNGTCLDYDGITCQCPDGYSGDYCEIDASVCNDTICKNGGECVEGPGFSFFCRCPEGWTGRLCDEDIDECVTSPCKNGGLCINVPASYTCACLFGYTGKDCDKAIISCEENPCKNDAICLFEDERPVCYCVPDYHGTLCELKYDDCESKFANCENGGTCVDGINSFTCSCPTFYGGPFCGVYNDLPSTASSTLEETFETDSDKGITASTFFPAKSSALPESDTSSSTTASTTAQSSTSTTGTSRLYTKWYPFTETLSTLDRNGGNFFSSSSGSSTGTTPFVVDVSVYSATTKEVSKTESVSLEARTFPSVWSEISSMTPTMKVETEYETRKSIHNESTTAETTYQGEDTRAFTTISDTSSSEASSTAGYVPSTGFHPMVTTSPEKTTEEATTIGNETSTSFSAVTSASTFAEPWQNRSSEPSTPTVEVPKTTPPPFTDKWTFTQPLKSSSTDVESSTSPFPNSTSSSTTSSTTIRSVLEEGTTVSEHEQSSTTVKSSTECQGILCTSPTAPPARNDSDCNCSRRGDCKTGPSITRAAFNGKSYVRQQVSVEVSNKKNATLRIFVRLRTRFKDGIILHVYFDDEKYALVYLEYGSLKFQFSCGLETMLLGEIDSPIDNGYEVDIDTRFQYFMRNETNKCSARLLVNGTSAVSGEQILPLQGNLPQYANLHLGGIPSVFSQYFSHVSMGFTGCMDSLKINDVPRHFIHDSTETFQIEDCVSFLCLSNPCQNFGACEEINGAVGCRCIPGYTGPFCERSTCDETPCALGATCISSPGTGFVCVCPLGTHGLLCEEGNRHRAFDRNYRACNCFIAKLPDTVLTRPSFSVLVPGFSSYVAYGVSNSIKDTMELKMKLIPRTFEQISLIAYIGQSGSRRDLSDHLSVTFVRGYVMLTWDLGAGVRRIFTSVPLSAAAVPATASKSYIAHTIRVGRSGRDAWLAVDGIGNVTGRVVGSMTRLDVSPILYIGGHKSKNFESLPHDLPLHTGFSGCIFDIELRAENAIYPITSSSPATGRGVGECHRNECIRHSCKNGAVCLNHGATYSCICTKEWMGSDCSIPIESLSSVNSSSCHTSD; encoded by the exons atgcattaTATAAGGAAGCTAACTGGAGAATTCATGAATGAAAAGATCCTCGTACTGGCGACTCTTTTTGCTTTAACGGCTGGTTTCCCACAAGGACTAAACTGCAGCGGCGATCCCTGTATGTACGGAATTTGTTTAGAGGATCCAAACAG CACGTACTCTTGTTACTGCATCGACGGCTACACTGGAATCAACTGCGAGATTAATTGGGACGATTGTTGGTCCAATCCATGCCTGAACGGAGGGACGTGCAACGACGCCGTTGCAGCGTACAATTGCACCTGTGCCGAGGGTTTTGTAG GCACAAATTGCGAGCAAAGGTACAGCGAGTGCTCGAATCAACCCTGTCTGAACAACGGTACCTGCCTTGACTACGATGGCATCACTTGCCAATGTCCTGATGGATATTCAG gtgATTATTGCGAAATCGATGCCTCAGTTTGTAACGACACCATATGCAAGAACGGAGGCGAATGCGTGGAGGGACCTGGGTTCTCCTTCTTTTGCCGCTGCCCCGAAG GGTGGACTGGCCGATTATGCGACGAGGACATCGACGAATGCGTTACATCGCCGTGCAAAAACGGGGGTCTCTGCATCAACGTGCCCGCTTCGTATACTTGCGCTTGCCTATTCG GGTAcacaggcaaagattgtgacaAGGCCATCATATCCTGCGAGGAGAATCCTTGTAAGAACGATGCAATATGTTTGTTCGAGGACGAGCGACCAGTCTGTTACTGCGTCCCAGATTATCACGGCACGTTGTGCGAGCTAAAATACGACGACTGCGAGTCTAAATTTGCGAACTGCGAGAATGGAGGCACCTGCGTCGATGGTATCAACAGCTTCACTTGTTCTTGCCCAACGTTCTACGGTGGGCCATTCTGCGGTGTCTACAATGATCTTCCATCGACCGCGTCGTCGACCCTCGAAGAAACCTTTGAGACTGATAGCGATAAGGGGATCACTGCCAGTACTTTCTTTCCCGCAAAATCATCGGCACTGCCGGAAAGCGATACATCGTCGTCAACGACTGCTTCCACGACGGCACAGTCTTCGACTTCCACCACTGGTACCAGCCGTCTTTACACGAAATGGTACCCATTCACCGAAACATTGTCCACTTTAGATAGGAATGGTGGTAACTTCTTCAGTAGTAGCAGTGGTAGTAGCACAGGGACTACGCCATTTGTTGTCGACGTCTCGGTGTATTCCGCTACGACCAAAGAAGTGTCTAAAACCGAGAGCGTCTCGTTGGAGGCCCGAACATTTCCTTCTGTTTGGAGCGAGATCTCCTCGATGACTCCGACGATGAAGGTTGAAACGGAATACGAGACACGAAAATCGATTCACAACGAAAGCACCACTGCTGAAACTACTTATCAAGGAGAAGATACTAGGGCATTTACGACCATCAGCGATACGTCTTCTTCTGAAGCGAGTAGCACGGCTGGATACGTTCCAAGTACAGG GTTTCATCCTATGGTAACTACATCGCCGGAGAAAACTACGGAGGAAGCCACGACAATAGGAAATGAAACAAGCACCTCGTTCTCTGCTGTTACGTCAGCTTCGACTTTCGCGGAGCCTTGGCAAAATAGAAGCTCAGAGCCGAGTACACCGACGGTAGAAGTGCCAAAAACCACACCTCCCCCGTTCACAGATAAATGGACCTTTACACAGCCATTGAAGTCTTCAAGTACAGATGTGGAGAGTTCTACGTCTCCATTCCCTAATAGTACTTCTTCGTCTACAACAAGTAGTACTACTATTCGATCAGTATTAGAGGAAGGTACCACTGTTAGCGAACATGAACAGTCGTCAACAACAGTGAAGAGTAGCACTGAATGCCAGGGGATATTATGTACAAGTCCTACTGCACCGCCTGCACGTAACGACAGTGAT TGCAACTGCTCTCGTCGTGGAGATTGCAAAACTGGTCCTAGCATAACGCGTGCAGCCTTTAATGGGAAATCTTACGTGAGACAGCAGGTTAGCGTAGAGGTTTCTAATAAGAAGAATGCCACGTTAAGAATCTTTGTGAGACTCAGAACGCGCTTCAAGGATGGCATTATATTGCATGTCTATTTCGACGATGAAAAATATGCCCTCGTGTATTTGGAATACGGTTCCTTGAAATTTCAATTCTCCTGCGGACTTGAAACTATGTTGCTTGGCGAGATAGATTCGCCTATTGATAACGGATACGAAGTAGATATCGATACAAG GTTTCAGTATTTCATGAGAAATGAGACTAACAAGTGTTCAGCTCGCTTGTTAGTGAATGGGACTTCAGCAGTCAGCGGTGAACAAATTTTACCTTTACAAGGAAATCTTCCACAATATGCCAACTTACATTTAGGTGGCATACCATCAGTATTCTCCCAATATTTTTCTCATGTCTCCATGGGATTTACTGGCTGCATGGACTCGTTAAAG ATAAACGATGTCCCCCGTCACTTTATCCACGATTCCACAGAAACATTTCAAATCGAGGACTGTGTATCTTTTCTGTGTTTATCGAATCCATGTCAGAATTTTGGTGCATGCGAAGAGATAAACGGCGCAGTGGGTTGCAGGTGCATACCTGG ATATACAGGCCCGTTTTGCGAGCGCTCAACGTGCGATGAAACTCCTTGCGCGTTGGGTGCAACTTGCATCAGTTCACCAGGGACCGGCTTTGTTTGCGTCTGTCCGCTCGGCACTCATGGACTTCTGTGCGAAGAAGGTAATCGCCATCGCGCATTTGATCGAAATTACAGAGCATGCAATTGTTTCATCGCAAAACTTCCAGATACTGTTCTAACGCGACCATCGTTCTCGGTACTCGTACCTGGATTCTCGTCCTACGTCGCTTACGGTGTCTCCAATTCTATAAAAGATACCATGGAATTGAAGATGAAGCTCATACCACGTACTTTCGAGCAAATATCTCTGATAGCTTACATAGGGCAAAGCGGGTCGCGCCGTGACCTGTCGGACCATCTTTCCGTTACGTTTGTTCGTGGCTACGTCATGCTAACGTGGGACTTGGGAGCAG GTGTGCGCAGAATATTTACAAGTGTTCCCCTGAGCGCTGCGGCAGTGCCAGCAACGGCAAGTAAGAGTTACATAGCGCATACGATTCGAGTCGGGAGAAGTGGTAGAGACGCGTGGCTCGCAGTAGACGGCATAGGTAACGTAACAGGGCGAGTGGTTGGATCCATGACTAGACTCGACGTGTCCCCGATACTGTACATTG GTGGACACAAATCAAAGAACTTTGAGTCTTTACCCCACGATCTGCCTCTCCACACTGGATTTTCTGGTTGTATATTCGACATCGAGCTGCGCGCAGAAAACGCAATTTATCCGATAACAAGTTCTAGCCCTGCAACGGGTCGTGGTGTCGGCGAGTGTCACCGCAACGAGTGCATTCGTCATTCATGTAAAAATGGTGCAGTATGTTTGAATCATGGAGCTACGTATAG TTGCATTTGTACAAAGGAGTGGATGGGTTCTGATTGCTCCATACCAATAGAGTCATTATCCTCTGTTAATTCATCCTCTTGTCACACTTCGGACTAG
- the Eys gene encoding eyes shut isoform X2, protein MHYIRKLTGEFMNEKILVLATLFALTAGFPQGLNCSGDPCMYGICLEDPNSTYSCYCIDGYTGINCEINWDDCWSNPCLNGGTCNDAVAAYNCTCAEGFVGTNCEQRYSECSNQPCLNNGTCLDYDGITCQCPDGYSGDYCEIDASVCNDTICKNGGECVEGPGFSFFCRCPEGWTGRLCDEDIDECVTSPCKNGGLCINVPASYTCACLFGYTGKDCDKAIISCEENPCKNDAICLFEDERPVCYCVPDYHGTLCELKYDDCESKFANCENGGTCVDGINSFTCSCPTFYGGPFCGVYNDLPSTASSTLEETFETDSDKGITASTFFPAKSSALPESDTSSSTTASTTAQSSTSTTGTSRLYTKWYPFTETLSTLDRNGGNFFSSSSGSSTGTTPFVVDVSVYSATTKEVSKTESVSLEARTFPSVWSEISSMTPTMKVETEYETRKSIHNESTTAETTYQGEDTRAFTTISDTSSSEASSTAGYVPSTGFHPMVTTSPEKTTEEATTIGNETSTSFSAVTSASTFAEPWQNRSSEPSTPTVEVPKTTPPPFTDKWTFTQPLKSSSTDVESSTSPFPNSTSSSTTSSTTIRSVLEEGTTVSEHEQSSTTVKSSTECQGILCTSPTAPPARNDSDCNCSRRGDCKTGPSITRAAFNGKSYVRQQVSVEVSNKKNATLRIFVRLRTRFKDGIILHVYFDDEKYALVYLEYGSLKFQFSCGLETMLLGEIDSPIDNGYEVDIDTRFQYFMRNETNKCSARLLVNGTSAVSGEQILPLQGNLPQYANLHLGGIPSVFSQYFSHVSMGFTGCMDSLKINDVPRHFIHDSTETFQIEDCVSFLCLSNPCQNFGACEEINGAVGCRCIPGYTGPFCERSTCDETPCALGATCISSPGTGFVCVCPLGTHGLLCEEDTVLTRPSFSVLVPGFSSYVAYGVSNSIKDTMELKMKLIPRTFEQISLIAYIGQSGSRRDLSDHLSVTFVRGYVMLTWDLGAGVRRIFTSVPLSAAAVPATASKSYIAHTIRVGRSGRDAWLAVDGIGNVTGRVVGSMTRLDVSPILYIGGHKSKNFESLPHDLPLHTGFSGCIFDIELRAENAIYPITSSSPATGRGVGECHRNECIRHSCKNGAVCLNHGATYSCICTKEWMGSDCSIPIESLSSVNSSSCHTSD, encoded by the exons atgcattaTATAAGGAAGCTAACTGGAGAATTCATGAATGAAAAGATCCTCGTACTGGCGACTCTTTTTGCTTTAACGGCTGGTTTCCCACAAGGACTAAACTGCAGCGGCGATCCCTGTATGTACGGAATTTGTTTAGAGGATCCAAACAG CACGTACTCTTGTTACTGCATCGACGGCTACACTGGAATCAACTGCGAGATTAATTGGGACGATTGTTGGTCCAATCCATGCCTGAACGGAGGGACGTGCAACGACGCCGTTGCAGCGTACAATTGCACCTGTGCCGAGGGTTTTGTAG GCACAAATTGCGAGCAAAGGTACAGCGAGTGCTCGAATCAACCCTGTCTGAACAACGGTACCTGCCTTGACTACGATGGCATCACTTGCCAATGTCCTGATGGATATTCAG gtgATTATTGCGAAATCGATGCCTCAGTTTGTAACGACACCATATGCAAGAACGGAGGCGAATGCGTGGAGGGACCTGGGTTCTCCTTCTTTTGCCGCTGCCCCGAAG GGTGGACTGGCCGATTATGCGACGAGGACATCGACGAATGCGTTACATCGCCGTGCAAAAACGGGGGTCTCTGCATCAACGTGCCCGCTTCGTATACTTGCGCTTGCCTATTCG GGTAcacaggcaaagattgtgacaAGGCCATCATATCCTGCGAGGAGAATCCTTGTAAGAACGATGCAATATGTTTGTTCGAGGACGAGCGACCAGTCTGTTACTGCGTCCCAGATTATCACGGCACGTTGTGCGAGCTAAAATACGACGACTGCGAGTCTAAATTTGCGAACTGCGAGAATGGAGGCACCTGCGTCGATGGTATCAACAGCTTCACTTGTTCTTGCCCAACGTTCTACGGTGGGCCATTCTGCGGTGTCTACAATGATCTTCCATCGACCGCGTCGTCGACCCTCGAAGAAACCTTTGAGACTGATAGCGATAAGGGGATCACTGCCAGTACTTTCTTTCCCGCAAAATCATCGGCACTGCCGGAAAGCGATACATCGTCGTCAACGACTGCTTCCACGACGGCACAGTCTTCGACTTCCACCACTGGTACCAGCCGTCTTTACACGAAATGGTACCCATTCACCGAAACATTGTCCACTTTAGATAGGAATGGTGGTAACTTCTTCAGTAGTAGCAGTGGTAGTAGCACAGGGACTACGCCATTTGTTGTCGACGTCTCGGTGTATTCCGCTACGACCAAAGAAGTGTCTAAAACCGAGAGCGTCTCGTTGGAGGCCCGAACATTTCCTTCTGTTTGGAGCGAGATCTCCTCGATGACTCCGACGATGAAGGTTGAAACGGAATACGAGACACGAAAATCGATTCACAACGAAAGCACCACTGCTGAAACTACTTATCAAGGAGAAGATACTAGGGCATTTACGACCATCAGCGATACGTCTTCTTCTGAAGCGAGTAGCACGGCTGGATACGTTCCAAGTACAGG GTTTCATCCTATGGTAACTACATCGCCGGAGAAAACTACGGAGGAAGCCACGACAATAGGAAATGAAACAAGCACCTCGTTCTCTGCTGTTACGTCAGCTTCGACTTTCGCGGAGCCTTGGCAAAATAGAAGCTCAGAGCCGAGTACACCGACGGTAGAAGTGCCAAAAACCACACCTCCCCCGTTCACAGATAAATGGACCTTTACACAGCCATTGAAGTCTTCAAGTACAGATGTGGAGAGTTCTACGTCTCCATTCCCTAATAGTACTTCTTCGTCTACAACAAGTAGTACTACTATTCGATCAGTATTAGAGGAAGGTACCACTGTTAGCGAACATGAACAGTCGTCAACAACAGTGAAGAGTAGCACTGAATGCCAGGGGATATTATGTACAAGTCCTACTGCACCGCCTGCACGTAACGACAGTGAT TGCAACTGCTCTCGTCGTGGAGATTGCAAAACTGGTCCTAGCATAACGCGTGCAGCCTTTAATGGGAAATCTTACGTGAGACAGCAGGTTAGCGTAGAGGTTTCTAATAAGAAGAATGCCACGTTAAGAATCTTTGTGAGACTCAGAACGCGCTTCAAGGATGGCATTATATTGCATGTCTATTTCGACGATGAAAAATATGCCCTCGTGTATTTGGAATACGGTTCCTTGAAATTTCAATTCTCCTGCGGACTTGAAACTATGTTGCTTGGCGAGATAGATTCGCCTATTGATAACGGATACGAAGTAGATATCGATACAAG GTTTCAGTATTTCATGAGAAATGAGACTAACAAGTGTTCAGCTCGCTTGTTAGTGAATGGGACTTCAGCAGTCAGCGGTGAACAAATTTTACCTTTACAAGGAAATCTTCCACAATATGCCAACTTACATTTAGGTGGCATACCATCAGTATTCTCCCAATATTTTTCTCATGTCTCCATGGGATTTACTGGCTGCATGGACTCGTTAAAG ATAAACGATGTCCCCCGTCACTTTATCCACGATTCCACAGAAACATTTCAAATCGAGGACTGTGTATCTTTTCTGTGTTTATCGAATCCATGTCAGAATTTTGGTGCATGCGAAGAGATAAACGGCGCAGTGGGTTGCAGGTGCATACCTGG ATATACAGGCCCGTTTTGCGAGCGCTCAACGTGCGATGAAACTCCTTGCGCGTTGGGTGCAACTTGCATCAGTTCACCAGGGACCGGCTTTGTTTGCGTCTGTCCGCTCGGCACTCATGGACTTCTGTGCGAAGAAG ATACTGTTCTAACGCGACCATCGTTCTCGGTACTCGTACCTGGATTCTCGTCCTACGTCGCTTACGGTGTCTCCAATTCTATAAAAGATACCATGGAATTGAAGATGAAGCTCATACCACGTACTTTCGAGCAAATATCTCTGATAGCTTACATAGGGCAAAGCGGGTCGCGCCGTGACCTGTCGGACCATCTTTCCGTTACGTTTGTTCGTGGCTACGTCATGCTAACGTGGGACTTGGGAGCAG GTGTGCGCAGAATATTTACAAGTGTTCCCCTGAGCGCTGCGGCAGTGCCAGCAACGGCAAGTAAGAGTTACATAGCGCATACGATTCGAGTCGGGAGAAGTGGTAGAGACGCGTGGCTCGCAGTAGACGGCATAGGTAACGTAACAGGGCGAGTGGTTGGATCCATGACTAGACTCGACGTGTCCCCGATACTGTACATTG GTGGACACAAATCAAAGAACTTTGAGTCTTTACCCCACGATCTGCCTCTCCACACTGGATTTTCTGGTTGTATATTCGACATCGAGCTGCGCGCAGAAAACGCAATTTATCCGATAACAAGTTCTAGCCCTGCAACGGGTCGTGGTGTCGGCGAGTGTCACCGCAACGAGTGCATTCGTCATTCATGTAAAAATGGTGCAGTATGTTTGAATCATGGAGCTACGTATAG TTGCATTTGTACAAAGGAGTGGATGGGTTCTGATTGCTCCATACCAATAGAGTCATTATCCTCTGTTAATTCATCCTCTTGTCACACTTCGGACTAG
- the Eys gene encoding eyes shut isoform X3, with protein sequence MPERRDVQRRRCSVQLHLCRGFCTNCEQRYSECSNQPCLNNGTCLDYDGITCQCPDGYSGDYCEIDASVCNDTICKNGGECVEGPGFSFFCRCPEGWTGRLCDEDIDECVTSPCKNGGLCINVPASYTCACLFGYTGKDCDKAIISCEENPCKNDAICLFEDERPVCYCVPDYHGTLCELKYDDCESKFANCENGGTCVDGINSFTCSCPTFYGGPFCGVYNDLPSTASSTLEETFETDSDKGITASTFFPAKSSALPESDTSSSTTASTTAQSSTSTTGTSRLYTKWYPFTETLSTLDRNGGNFFSSSSGSSTGTTPFVVDVSVYSATTKEVSKTESVSLEARTFPSVWSEISSMTPTMKVETEYETRKSIHNESTTAETTYQGEDTRAFTTISDTSSSEASSTAGYVPSTGFHPMVTTSPEKTTEEATTIGNETSTSFSAVTSASTFAEPWQNRSSEPSTPTVEVPKTTPPPFTDKWTFTQPLKSSSTDVESSTSPFPNSTSSSTTSSTTIRSVLEEGTTVSEHEQSSTTVKSSTECQGILCTSPTAPPARNDSDCNCSRRGDCKTGPSITRAAFNGKSYVRQQVSVEVSNKKNATLRIFVRLRTRFKDGIILHVYFDDEKYALVYLEYGSLKFQFSCGLETMLLGEIDSPIDNGYEVDIDTRFQYFMRNETNKCSARLLVNGTSAVSGEQILPLQGNLPQYANLHLGGIPSVFSQYFSHVSMGFTGCMDSLKINDVPRHFIHDSTETFQIEDCVSFLCLSNPCQNFGACEEINGAVGCRCIPGYTGPFCERSTCDETPCALGATCISSPGTGFVCVCPLGTHGLLCEEGNRHRAFDRNYRACNCFIAKLPDTVLTRPSFSVLVPGFSSYVAYGVSNSIKDTMELKMKLIPRTFEQISLIAYIGQSGSRRDLSDHLSVTFVRGYVMLTWDLGAGVRRIFTSVPLSAAAVPATASKSYIAHTIRVGRSGRDAWLAVDGIGNVTGRVVGSMTRLDVSPILYIGGHKSKNFESLPHDLPLHTGFSGCIFDIELRAENAIYPITSSSPATGRGVGECHRNECIRHSCKNGAVCLNHGATYSCICTKEWMGSDCSIPIESLSSVNSSSCHTSD encoded by the exons ATGCCTGAACGGAGGGACGTGCAACGACGCCGTTGCAGCGTACAATTGCACCTGTGCCGAGGGTTTT GCACAAATTGCGAGCAAAGGTACAGCGAGTGCTCGAATCAACCCTGTCTGAACAACGGTACCTGCCTTGACTACGATGGCATCACTTGCCAATGTCCTGATGGATATTCAG gtgATTATTGCGAAATCGATGCCTCAGTTTGTAACGACACCATATGCAAGAACGGAGGCGAATGCGTGGAGGGACCTGGGTTCTCCTTCTTTTGCCGCTGCCCCGAAG GGTGGACTGGCCGATTATGCGACGAGGACATCGACGAATGCGTTACATCGCCGTGCAAAAACGGGGGTCTCTGCATCAACGTGCCCGCTTCGTATACTTGCGCTTGCCTATTCG GGTAcacaggcaaagattgtgacaAGGCCATCATATCCTGCGAGGAGAATCCTTGTAAGAACGATGCAATATGTTTGTTCGAGGACGAGCGACCAGTCTGTTACTGCGTCCCAGATTATCACGGCACGTTGTGCGAGCTAAAATACGACGACTGCGAGTCTAAATTTGCGAACTGCGAGAATGGAGGCACCTGCGTCGATGGTATCAACAGCTTCACTTGTTCTTGCCCAACGTTCTACGGTGGGCCATTCTGCGGTGTCTACAATGATCTTCCATCGACCGCGTCGTCGACCCTCGAAGAAACCTTTGAGACTGATAGCGATAAGGGGATCACTGCCAGTACTTTCTTTCCCGCAAAATCATCGGCACTGCCGGAAAGCGATACATCGTCGTCAACGACTGCTTCCACGACGGCACAGTCTTCGACTTCCACCACTGGTACCAGCCGTCTTTACACGAAATGGTACCCATTCACCGAAACATTGTCCACTTTAGATAGGAATGGTGGTAACTTCTTCAGTAGTAGCAGTGGTAGTAGCACAGGGACTACGCCATTTGTTGTCGACGTCTCGGTGTATTCCGCTACGACCAAAGAAGTGTCTAAAACCGAGAGCGTCTCGTTGGAGGCCCGAACATTTCCTTCTGTTTGGAGCGAGATCTCCTCGATGACTCCGACGATGAAGGTTGAAACGGAATACGAGACACGAAAATCGATTCACAACGAAAGCACCACTGCTGAAACTACTTATCAAGGAGAAGATACTAGGGCATTTACGACCATCAGCGATACGTCTTCTTCTGAAGCGAGTAGCACGGCTGGATACGTTCCAAGTACAGG GTTTCATCCTATGGTAACTACATCGCCGGAGAAAACTACGGAGGAAGCCACGACAATAGGAAATGAAACAAGCACCTCGTTCTCTGCTGTTACGTCAGCTTCGACTTTCGCGGAGCCTTGGCAAAATAGAAGCTCAGAGCCGAGTACACCGACGGTAGAAGTGCCAAAAACCACACCTCCCCCGTTCACAGATAAATGGACCTTTACACAGCCATTGAAGTCTTCAAGTACAGATGTGGAGAGTTCTACGTCTCCATTCCCTAATAGTACTTCTTCGTCTACAACAAGTAGTACTACTATTCGATCAGTATTAGAGGAAGGTACCACTGTTAGCGAACATGAACAGTCGTCAACAACAGTGAAGAGTAGCACTGAATGCCAGGGGATATTATGTACAAGTCCTACTGCACCGCCTGCACGTAACGACAGTGAT TGCAACTGCTCTCGTCGTGGAGATTGCAAAACTGGTCCTAGCATAACGCGTGCAGCCTTTAATGGGAAATCTTACGTGAGACAGCAGGTTAGCGTAGAGGTTTCTAATAAGAAGAATGCCACGTTAAGAATCTTTGTGAGACTCAGAACGCGCTTCAAGGATGGCATTATATTGCATGTCTATTTCGACGATGAAAAATATGCCCTCGTGTATTTGGAATACGGTTCCTTGAAATTTCAATTCTCCTGCGGACTTGAAACTATGTTGCTTGGCGAGATAGATTCGCCTATTGATAACGGATACGAAGTAGATATCGATACAAG GTTTCAGTATTTCATGAGAAATGAGACTAACAAGTGTTCAGCTCGCTTGTTAGTGAATGGGACTTCAGCAGTCAGCGGTGAACAAATTTTACCTTTACAAGGAAATCTTCCACAATATGCCAACTTACATTTAGGTGGCATACCATCAGTATTCTCCCAATATTTTTCTCATGTCTCCATGGGATTTACTGGCTGCATGGACTCGTTAAAG ATAAACGATGTCCCCCGTCACTTTATCCACGATTCCACAGAAACATTTCAAATCGAGGACTGTGTATCTTTTCTGTGTTTATCGAATCCATGTCAGAATTTTGGTGCATGCGAAGAGATAAACGGCGCAGTGGGTTGCAGGTGCATACCTGG ATATACAGGCCCGTTTTGCGAGCGCTCAACGTGCGATGAAACTCCTTGCGCGTTGGGTGCAACTTGCATCAGTTCACCAGGGACCGGCTTTGTTTGCGTCTGTCCGCTCGGCACTCATGGACTTCTGTGCGAAGAAGGTAATCGCCATCGCGCATTTGATCGAAATTACAGAGCATGCAATTGTTTCATCGCAAAACTTCCAGATACTGTTCTAACGCGACCATCGTTCTCGGTACTCGTACCTGGATTCTCGTCCTACGTCGCTTACGGTGTCTCCAATTCTATAAAAGATACCATGGAATTGAAGATGAAGCTCATACCACGTACTTTCGAGCAAATATCTCTGATAGCTTACATAGGGCAAAGCGGGTCGCGCCGTGACCTGTCGGACCATCTTTCCGTTACGTTTGTTCGTGGCTACGTCATGCTAACGTGGGACTTGGGAGCAG GTGTGCGCAGAATATTTACAAGTGTTCCCCTGAGCGCTGCGGCAGTGCCAGCAACGGCAAGTAAGAGTTACATAGCGCATACGATTCGAGTCGGGAGAAGTGGTAGAGACGCGTGGCTCGCAGTAGACGGCATAGGTAACGTAACAGGGCGAGTGGTTGGATCCATGACTAGACTCGACGTGTCCCCGATACTGTACATTG GTGGACACAAATCAAAGAACTTTGAGTCTTTACCCCACGATCTGCCTCTCCACACTGGATTTTCTGGTTGTATATTCGACATCGAGCTGCGCGCAGAAAACGCAATTTATCCGATAACAAGTTCTAGCCCTGCAACGGGTCGTGGTGTCGGCGAGTGTCACCGCAACGAGTGCATTCGTCATTCATGTAAAAATGGTGCAGTATGTTTGAATCATGGAGCTACGTATAG TTGCATTTGTACAAAGGAGTGGATGGGTTCTGATTGCTCCATACCAATAGAGTCATTATCCTCTGTTAATTCATCCTCTTGTCACACTTCGGACTAG